A region from the Arachis ipaensis cultivar K30076 chromosome B01, Araip1.1, whole genome shotgun sequence genome encodes:
- the LOC107627912 gene encoding putative phospholipid-transporting ATPase 9: MRSGRKRKLHLSKLYSFTCCRASSFEDEFYSQIGGRGYSRVVLCNELNDLESEVVRNYADNSVRSTKYTPATFLPKSLFEQFRRVANFYFLVTGILAFTRLAPYNAASAIFPLIIVVGATMVKEGIEDWRRKKQDIEVNNRRVKVHKGDGNFEYTEWKNLRVGNVVKVEKDEFFPADLLLLSSSYEDAVCYVETTNLDGETNLKLKQGLEITCSLHGDLSFQKFRATVKCEDPNANLYSFIGSLEFGDQKYPLSPQQLLLRDSKLRNTDYIFGAVIFTGHDTKVIQNSTDPPSKRSRIERKMDRVIYFLFCILFLMAFVGSIFFYILTKDDLQSGPMKRWYLRPDDSTVFFDPKRPEAAAAFHCLTALMLYGFFIPISLYVSIEIVKVLQSIFINQDIHMYYEEADKPANARTSNLNEELGQVDTILSDKTGTLTCNSMEFVKCSIAGVAYGRGITEVEKAMGRRKGSPLNHEQVIGSEADSINESSNGKVSIKGFNFIDERIMNGNWVNEPHADVIQRFFRLLAICHTAIPEMDEDTGNVSYEAESPDEAAFVIAAREIGFEFCKRTQTSLSTFELDPESGKKVERVYKLLNVLEFNSSRKRMSVIVEDEEGKIFLLCKGADSVMFERLAKNGREFQDKTMEHVHDYADAGLRTLILAYRELDVEEYKEFHNKFSKAKNLVCADQERQIQKISNKIERNLILLGATAVEDKLQNGVPDCIDKLAQAGIKIWVLTGDKMETAINIGFSCSLLRQGMKQIIIHLESPEIKALEKGGDKLAIIKASRQSVLQQISEGAAQLTAYRGSSQQAFALIIDGNSLVYALDDNVKHMFLELAIRCASVICCRSSPKQKALVTRLVKSGTRKTTLAIGDGANDVGMLQEADIGVGISGVEGMQAVMSSDIAIAQFRYLDRLLLVHGHWCYRRISSMICYFFYKNITFGFTLFLYEVYASFSGEPAYNDWLLSIYNVFFSSLPVIALGVFDQDVSARYCLKFPLLYQEGVQNVLFSWRRILAWMLNGFISAILVFFFCTKAMELQAFDAEGRTAGRDILGATMYTCVVWVVNLQIALAISYFTMIQHIFIWGSIAFWYIFLLAYGAMPPHFSTNAYRVFAETLAPSPMYWLVTFFVVISTLIPYFSYSAIQMRFFPMFHEIVQWIRYEGKTKDPEYCNMVRQRSLRPTTVGSTARLAAMANDTRDRTINRR, translated from the exons ATGAGGAGTGGTAGGAAAAGGAAGTTGCATTTGAGCAAGCTATACTCATTCACATGCTGTAGAGCATCATCTTTTGAAGATGAATTTTATTCTCAGATTGGGGGAAGGGGTTATTCAAGAGTAGTGTTGTGCAATGAGTTGAATGATTTAGAATCCGAGGTTGTTAGGAACTATGCAGATAACTCTGTTAGGTCTACAAAGTACACCCCTGCTACATTCCTCCCTAAATCGCTCTTCGAGCAGTTTAGGAGAGTGGCTAACTTCTATTTCTTGGTTACTGGCATCTTGGCATTCACCAGACTTGCGCCTTATAACGCTGCCAGCGCTATCTTTCCGTTGATTATCGTCGTAGGGGCGACTATGGTGAAGGAAGGCATCGAAGACTGGCGCCGGAAAAAGCAG GATATTGAGGTGAACAATAGAAGAGTGAAAGTGCATAAAGGTGATGGAAATTTCGAATATACCGAGTGGAAGAATCTTAGAGTGGGGAATGTAGTGAAGGTAGAGAAGGATGAGTTCTTCCCTGCAGACCTCCTATTGCTTTCGTCGAGTTATGAGGATGCAGTATGCTATGTTGAGACAACGAATTTGGATGGCGAGACAAATTTGAAGTTGAAACAAGGCTTAGAGATAACTTGTTCCTTACACGGCGATCTCAGCTTCCAAAAGTTTAGAGCCACGGTCAAGTGTGAAGATCCGAATGCTAATCTGTACTCGTTCATTGGGAGCCTAGAATTTGGAGACCAAAAGTATCCCCTTTCACCTCAGCAGCTTCTTCTTCGAGACTCCAAACTTCGCAATACAGACTACATTTTCGGAGCTGTAATCTTCACTGGTCATGATACTAAGGTTATCCAAAATTCTACAGATCCTCCTTCGAAAAGAAGCCGAATTGAGAGGAAGATGGATAGAGTAATCTACTTCTTGTTCTGTATCTTGTTTCTAATGGCATTTGTTGGATCTATTTTCTTTTACATCTTAACTAAAGATGACTTGCAAAGTGGACCAATGAAAAGATGGTATCTAAGACCTGATGATTCTACAGTTTTCTTCGATCCGAAGAGACCGGAAGCTGCTGCTGCATTTCACTGTTTGACAGCACTGATGTTATATGGCTTCTTTATTCCAATATCCCTTTATGTGTCGATCGAGATTGTCAAAGTTCTTCAGAGCATTTTCATCAATCAAGATATCCATATGTACTATGAGGAAGCAGACAAGCCGGCAAATGCCCGGACATCAAACTTAAATGAAGAACTTGGCCAAGTTGATACAATACTTTCTGATAAAACCGGAACTCTTACATGCAACTCAATGGAGTTTGTTAAATGTTCTATTGCCGGGGTTGCTTACGGCCGTGGCATTACAGAGGTTGAGAAGGCTATGGGTAGAAGAAAAGGTTCACCTCTAAATCATGAACAAGTTATAGGGTCAGAAGCCGACAGCATCAACGAATCTTCGAATGGAAAAGTTTCCATAAAGGGCTTTAACTTCATTGATGAAAGGATAATGAATGGAAATTGGGTTAATGAACCTCATGCTGATGTCATCCAGAGATTCTTTCGCCTGTTGGCTATCTGTCATACGGCTATACCAGAAATGGATGAAGACACAGGAAATGTCTCGTATGAGGCTGAATCGCCCGACGAAGCAGCATTTGTGATTGCAGCCAGAGAAATTGGTTTTGAGTTCTGTAAAAGGACTCAGACTAGTTTATCAACATTTGAGTTGGATCCTGAATCTGGCAAAAAAGTTGAAAG GGTGTACAAGCTTCTCAATGTTTTGGAATTTAATAGCTCGAGGAAGAGGATGTCGGTCATAGTGGAGGATGAAGAAGGAAAAATTTTTCTGTTATGCAAAGGTGCTGATAG TGTCATGTTTGAAAGGCTAGCCAAGAATGGGAGGGAGTTCCAAGATAAGACCATGGAGCATGTTCATGATTATGCCGATGCAGGTCTAAGGACCTTGATACTAGCCTATCGCGAGCTTGATGTGGAAGAATACAAggagtttcataataaattctctAAGGCTAAGAATTTAGTTTGTGCGGATCAGGAAAGACAGATTCAGAAAATATCTAACAAGATTGAGAGGAATCTAATTCTTCTTGGAGCCACTGCTGTAGAGGACAAACTCCAAAACGGG GTTCCTGATTGCATTGACAAGCTTGCCCAAGCAGGAATCAAGATTTGGGTTTTGACTGGGGATAAAATGGAGACTGCAATCAATATAGG TTTTTCTTGTAGTTTGCTAAGACAAGGAATGAAGCAGATTATAATTCATTTGGAGAGTCCAGAAATTAAAGCACTGGAAAAGGGTGGAGACAAGCTTGCTATAATCAAG GCATCTAGGCAAAGTGTCCTCCAACAGATATCTGAAGGTGCTGCACAGCTGACAGCATACAGAGGAAGTTCTCAGCAGGCATTTGCTTTGATCATCGACGGAAACTCGCTTGTCTATGCTCTAGACGATAACGTGAAGCACATGTTTCTAGAGCTTGCGATTCGCTGCGCATCTGTTATCTGCTGTCGCTCGTCACCAAAGCAGAAGGCACTG GTTACTAGATTGGTCAAATCCGGAACTCGGAAAACAACATTAGCTATTGGTGATGGAGCTAATGATGTTGGAATGCTTCAAGAAGCAGACATAGGAGTTGGAATTAGTGGAGTTGAAGGAATGCAG GCTGTAATGTCTAGTGACATTGCAATTGCGCAATTCCGATACTTGGATCGATTACTTCTCGTGCACGGACATTGGTGTTACCGGAGGATCTCATCTATG ATATGCTATTTTTTCTACAAGAACATCACATTCGGATTCACTTTGTTCTTATATGAGGTGTATGCATCATTCTCTGGAGAACCTGCATACAATGATTGGCTTTTATCTATCTATAATGTCTTCTTTTCATCGCTTCCTGTGATTGCTCTCGGGGTGTTCGACCAGGATGTATCCGCTCGGTACTGCCTAAAG TTTCCATTGTTATATCAAGAAGGAGTGCAAAACGTCCTCTTTAGCTGGCGGCGAATACTCGCATGGATGCTTAACGGATTCATCAGCGCCATACTAGTTTTCTTCTTCTGCACGAAAGCCATGGAGCTTCAGGCCTTCGACGCGGAGGGAAGAACGGCCGGGAGGGATATACTCGGCGCAACCATGTACACTTGTGTGGTTTGGGTGGTAAATTTGCAGATAGCTTTAGCTATAAGTTACTTCACCATGATCCAACATATTTTCATCTGGGGTTCCATTGCATTCTGGTACATCTTCCTTCTGGCATACGGCGCAATGCCACCACATTTTTCGACGAATGCCTATAGAGTATTCGCCGAGACTCTGGCGCCGTCTCCGATGTATTGGCTTGTCACATTCTTTGTGGTGATCTCAACACTCATACCATACTTTTCCTACTCAGCAATTCAGATGAGGTTCTTTCCCATGTTTCATGAAATTGTCCAATGGATAAGGTATGAAGGGAAGACAAAGGATCCCGAATATTGTAACATGGTTCGCCAGAGATCGCTCCGGCCAACAACCGTCGGATCAACTGCTCGCCTAGCCGCCATGGCTAACGACACACGAGACAGAACGATTAACCGTAGATAA
- the LOC107628011 gene encoding probable calcium-binding protein CML15, with amino-acid sequence MSHQNSNNNDQIKQLNDIFNRFDMDSDGSLTHLELAALLRSLGVKPSGDQLHALLSKMDKNGNGYVEFDELVHVLIPREDHSHSHSHSHSNIFLNQEQLLDVFRVFDRDGNGFITAAELAGSMARMGQPLTYRELAAMMAQADSNGDGVISFEEFVNILAKSASDFLGIKVA; translated from the coding sequence ATGTCACACCAAAATAGTAACAATAACGATCAAATAAAGCAACTAAATGACATATTCAATCGCTTTGACATGGACTCGGACGGCAGTCTTACTCACTTGGAGCTCGCCGCCCTGCTCAGATCCCTTGGGGTCAAGCCATCAGGCGACCAGCTCCATGCCTTGTTATCCAAGATGGATAAGAATGGCAATGGATACGTCGAGTTTGACGAACTTGTCCATGTCCTAATTCCTCGTGAGGACCACAGCCACAGTCACAGCCACAGCCACAGCAATATTTTTCTCAACCAAGAACAACTTTTGGATGTCTTTAGAGTGTTTGATCGCGACGGTAATGGATTCATTACCGCCGCAGAGCTAGCCGGATCCATGGCCAGAATGGGACAGCCGCTCACGTACCGTGAGCTAGCCGCCATGATGGCTCAAGCCGACAGCAATGGCGACGGTGTTATAAGCTTTGAAGAGTTTGTTAATATTTTGGCAAAATCTGCTTCTGATTTTCTTGGTATTAAGGTGGCGTAG